A region from the Bacteroidota bacterium genome encodes:
- a CDS encoding DinB family protein — MKVETQSTRMESLIALYDIQTNYFLRAIEGISDADAHNRLSTKANHVAWLAGSLVEQRYDMAKQAGTELKHTGSALFENYQGIKDDTIYPKLSEYKKDWETISPIFREILINTTDEQLEAIIDMGSFKMSKYELITFMIYREASIIGQIALWRRLLGYDAMKYD; from the coding sequence ATGAAAGTAGAAACTCAAAGTACAAGAATGGAATCGTTGATCGCATTGTACGATATACAGACTAATTATTTTTTGCGGGCAATTGAAGGAATTTCTGACGCAGATGCTCACAACAGATTGAGCACAAAGGCCAACCATGTTGCATGGTTAGCCGGTTCGCTGGTGGAGCAGCGCTATGATATGGCAAAACAGGCAGGTACAGAGTTGAAACATACCGGTTCTGCATTATTTGAAAATTACCAGGGAATTAAAGATGATACCATATACCCAAAATTGTCGGAGTATAAAAAGGATTGGGAAACAATTAGCCCTATATTCAGAGAGATATTAATTAATACTACTGATGAACAGCTGGAAGCCATTATCGATATGGGAAGTTTTAAAATGAGTAAATATGAATTGATAACTTTCATGATCTATCGCGAAGCGAGTATTATTGGTCAGATAGCTTTGTGGAGAAGATTATTGGGATATGATGCAATGAAATATGATTGA
- a CDS encoding VOC family protein: MKNNMYPCLWFNGNAKSAADYYCSIFKNSKILSENPIVVNFELNDFKFMALNGGPEFKFTPATSFVVECETQEEIDHYWEKLGEGGVYSRCGWLDDKFGVSWQIVPAVLGKLMSDPDKAPRVVAAFMQMAKFDIQALLDA, encoded by the coding sequence ATGAAAAACAACATGTATCCATGTTTATGGTTTAATGGCAACGCAAAAAGCGCTGCAGATTATTATTGTTCTATTTTTAAAAATTCGAAAATATTATCTGAAAATCCGATAGTGGTAAATTTCGAATTAAATGATTTTAAATTTATGGCACTGAATGGTGGTCCCGAATTTAAATTTACTCCCGCAACTTCCTTTGTAGTTGAATGTGAAACACAAGAAGAAATTGATCACTATTGGGAGAAATTAGGTGAAGGTGGAGTGTATAGCAGATGCGGTTGGCTGGATGATAAATTCGGAGTGTCGTGGCAGATCGTTCCTGCAGTATTAGGAAAATTAATGTCAGACCCCGATAAAGCTCCGCGGGTGGTTGCTGCATTTATGCAAATGGCAAAGTTTGATATTCAGGCTCTCCTTGATGCATGA
- a CDS encoding SRPBCC domain-containing protein: MQNKLEITRVFNAPVALFWDLWTKTENIVNWWGPKGFTTKVIQNDFRPGGKWEFIMVGPDGAEYPAIGIYQDIELHKKITSTDEFGDDFKVTTDLDLPKILLFTGLFEDVDGKTKLTLIYEHPTPEDRDKHIAMGVDQGWNSSLDKLEEYIATKN, translated from the coding sequence ATGCAAAACAAATTGGAAATTACGCGTGTATTTAACGCACCTGTCGCCCTGTTTTGGGATTTATGGACAAAAACAGAAAATATTGTTAACTGGTGGGGGCCAAAAGGATTTACCACCAAGGTAATTCAAAATGATTTTAGACCCGGTGGTAAATGGGAATTTATTATGGTTGGCCCTGATGGCGCTGAATATCCCGCTATTGGAATATATCAGGATATTGAATTGCATAAAAAAATAACATCCACCGACGAATTTGGTGATGATTTTAAAGTTACCACAGATCTTGATCTTCCAAAAATATTGTTGTTTACCGGCTTGTTCGAGGATGTTGATGGAAAAACTAAACTCACATTAATTTACGAACATCCAACTCCTGAAGACAGAGATAAACACATCGCAATGGGTGTTGATCAGGGATGGAATTCAAGTCTAGATAAATTAGAGGAATATATCGCAACCAAAAATTAA
- a CDS encoding winged helix-turn-helix transcriptional regulator, producing the protein MSLNPNRDVFHAIADPTRREIIGLIAEKPLNLNAIAGNFDMTRSAISQHVKILSECGLVIITQKGRERYCEAKFEKLNDVTDWVDQYRKLWESRFDAIDKLLLEIQKKNPIKRKRK; encoded by the coding sequence ATGAGCTTAAACCCCAACAGAGACGTGTTTCACGCCATTGCAGACCCTACCAGAAGGGAGATCATAGGACTTATTGCGGAAAAACCGCTGAACTTAAATGCCATTGCGGGTAATTTTGATATGACCCGTTCAGCCATATCCCAACACGTTAAGATCTTATCGGAATGTGGTTTGGTGATCATTACCCAAAAAGGAAGAGAAAGATATTGTGAAGCCAAATTTGAAAAACTGAACGATGTTACAGATTGGGTGGATCAATATCGAAAATTATGGGAGAGCAGATTTGATGCAATTGATAAATTATTACTCGAAATTCAAAAGAAAAATCCGATTAAACGTAAAAGAAAATAA
- a CDS encoding MBL fold metallo-hydrolase, with translation MYIAIIILLLISISVLLILNHPKFGKYPSGERLKKIQSATNYSNGTFQNQSVTPDLTDGANYFSVMREFFFNQNKRVTPKDIIPSEKTDLLNLDINKDVLVWFGHSSYFMQIDGKRILVDPVLCGHASPFSFTTKAFKGTNNYSVDDIPEIDILFISHDHWDHLDYITVKKLQPKINQVICGLGTGEHLEYWGYDPKQIIEKNWNEEIILGNGFKVNTVPTRHFSGRGLKRNRALWTSFVLQTPSMKIFIGGDSGYDTHFAEIGKTFGEFDLVILENGQYDKSWKHIHLMPDELLKATKDLNAKQLLAVHNSKFAIALHAWDDPMINIAAKCKSENIRLLTPKIGEQVNLKDREQVFSEWWENLN, from the coding sequence ATGTATATTGCGATCATTATATTACTTTTAATTTCCATATCAGTTCTCCTTATTTTAAACCACCCTAAATTTGGAAAATACCCCTCGGGTGAACGATTAAAAAAAATACAAAGTGCAACGAACTATTCCAATGGCACTTTTCAGAATCAAAGTGTAACTCCCGACTTAACCGATGGGGCAAATTACTTTTCTGTGATGAGGGAATTTTTTTTTAATCAGAATAAAAGAGTTACCCCTAAGGATATAATCCCATCTGAAAAAACGGACCTTTTAAACCTGGATATAAATAAAGATGTTTTAGTATGGTTTGGGCATTCTTCTTATTTCATGCAAATAGATGGTAAAAGAATTTTAGTGGACCCTGTTTTGTGCGGACATGCTTCACCATTTTCATTTACAACCAAAGCGTTTAAAGGCACAAATAATTATTCTGTTGACGATATTCCGGAGATTGACATTCTATTTATTTCTCACGACCATTGGGATCATCTTGATTATATCACAGTAAAAAAATTACAACCTAAAATAAACCAGGTAATATGTGGTCTTGGCACAGGTGAACATTTAGAATATTGGGGTTATGATCCAAAACAAATAATTGAAAAAAACTGGAACGAGGAAATCATTCTGGGAAATGGTTTTAAGGTAAATACTGTTCCTACAAGACATTTTTCAGGTAGGGGATTAAAAAGAAACAGGGCCCTATGGACATCCTTTGTTCTGCAAACGCCTTCCATGAAAATTTTTATTGGAGGCGATAGTGGATACGATACACACTTTGCAGAAATTGGAAAAACATTCGGCGAGTTTGATCTGGTGATCCTGGAAAACGGACAATATGATAAAAGCTGGAAACATATTCACCTTATGCCCGATGAGCTATTAAAAGCAACAAAAGATTTGAATGCAAAACAGTTATTAGCAGTGCATAATTCCAAGTTTGCCATTGCGCTTCATGCCTGGGATGATCCAATGATAAATATTGCAGCAAAATGTAAATCGGAAAATATACGATTGCTCACACCAAAAATTGGAGAGCAGGTAAATTTGAAGGATAGGGAACAGGTTTTTTCTGAATGGTGGGAAAATTTAAACTAG